One window of Clarias gariepinus isolate MV-2021 ecotype Netherlands chromosome 21, CGAR_prim_01v2, whole genome shotgun sequence genomic DNA carries:
- the pes gene encoding pescadillo has protein sequence MGGLQKKKYESGSATNYISRNKARKKLSLSLADFRRLCILKGIYPHEPKHKKKVNKGSTAQRTFYLLKDIRFLLHEPIVGKFREYKIFVRKLRKAYGKAEWGSVEKLKDNKPAYKLDHVVKERYPTFIDALRDVDDALSMCFLFSTFARTGKCHVQTIQLCRRLSVEWMNYIIASRSLKKVFLSIKGIYYQAEVLGQIITWIVPYQFAHDHPTDVDYRVMATFTEFYTTLLGFVNFRLYQTLNLAYPPKLDGKGETDLKAEPEEDYAMDSESYLEKLSALSASLARVVSTAEEEEAEIDHFPAEGEDMEKMESRVKAQQDEDKHKKLFEGLRVFLNREVPRESLAFVLRCFGAQVSWDKSLCIGSTYDITDETITHHVVDRPSLEKQYINRYYIQPQWVYDCVNAKMLLPVEDYFLGVSLPPHLSPFVEEKEGDYVPPERQKLLAIQRGEKPEEEEEEDEEDEEEDDDDEEEEEEEEEEEAEQEAKLKDMEQKRTQGKALSAKVTPGKVTRDNRQRLEQEEKAEEKRLAIMMMKKKDKYLYDKIMFGKKRKVREANKMAAKRKAFEEASKSERKKKSKKH, from the exons ATGGGAGGCTTACAGAAGAAGAAG TATGAGAGCGGCTCGGCCACCAACTACATCAGCAGAAACAAAGCGCGCAAGAAGCTCAGTCTGAGTCTGGCTGATTTCAG GCGATTGTGCATCCTGAAAGGAATTTATCCCCACGAACCCAAACACAAGAAGAAGGTGAACAAGGGCTCCACGGCTCAGAGGACCTTCTACCTGCTCAAAGACATCCGCTTCCTCCTGCACGAGCCCATCGTCGGCAAGTTCAGGGAGTATAAG ATCTTCGTGCGTAAGCTGCGGAAAGCGTACGGGAAAGCAGAGTGGGGCTCCGTCGAGAAGCTGAAGGACAACAAACCCGCGTACAAACTAGACCACGTCGTAAAAGAAAG GTATCCGACGTTTATCGATGCCCTGCGGGACGTGGACGACGCCCTGTCCATGTGCTTCCTGTTCTCCACGTTCGCTCGCACCGGGAAGTGCCACGTGCAGACGATCCAGCTGTGCCGCAGACTCAGTGTGGAGTGGATGAATTACATCATTGCCTCGCGGTCGCTTAAAAAG GTGTTTCTGTCCATCAAGGGCATTTATTACCAGGCAGAAGTGCTGGGGCAGATCATCACCTGGATCGTACCGTATCAGTTTGCTCATGAC catcCTACAGATGTGGATTACAGAGTCATGGCCACTTTCACAGAGTTCTACACCACACTGCTTGGCTTCGTCAACTTCCGCCTCTACCAAACCCTCAACCTTGCTTACCCACCGAAg CTTGATGGAAAAGGAGAGACTGATCTTAAAGCTGAACCCGAGGAGGACTACGCCATGGACTCGGAGAGCTACCTGGAG AAACTGTCAGCGCTGAGCGCCAGTCTGGCTCGCGTCGTCTCCACGGCTGAAGAAGAGGAAGCTGAGATCGACCATTTTCCTGCAGAAGGG GAGGACATGGAGAAGATGGAGTCGAGGGTGAAGGCTCAGCAGGACGAGGACAAACACAAGAAGCTGTTTGAGGGTCTCAGGGTCTTCCTAAACAGAGAAGTGCCGAGAGAGTCTTTGGCGTTCGTGTTGAG GTGTTTTGGAGCACAGGTGTCCTGGGACAAATCTCTGTGTATCGGGAGCACGTATGACATCACTGACGAGACGATCACGCACCACGTGGTGGACAGGCCCAGCCTGGAGAAACAGTACATAAACAG GTACTACATCCAGCCCCAGTGGGTCTACGACTGCGTGAACGCCAAGATGCTCCTTCCCGTGGAGGACTACTTCCTGGGAGTCTCGCTCCCTCCCCACTTGTCGCCCTTCGTCGAGGAGAAAGAGGGCGACTACGTTCCTCCAGAGAGGCAGAAACTCCTGGCAATCCAGAGAGGAGAGAAGCCTG aggaggaagaggaggaggatgaagaagatgaggaggaggatgatgatgatgaagaggaggaggaagaagaagaggaggaagaagctGAACAAGAGGCTAAACTAAAAGATATGGAACAGAAGAGAACACAGGGGAAG GCCTTATCGGCGAAGGTGACCCCTGGAAAGGTGACTCGGGACAACCGGCAGAGACTGGAACAAGAAGAGAAGGCTGAGGAAAAGAGGCTCGCCATcatgatgatgaagaagaagGACAAATACCTCTATGATAAAATCATGTTCGGGAAGAAGAGGAAAGTTCGCGAG GCAAACAAAATGGCAGCCAAGAGAAAAGCTTTCGAAGAGGCCAGCAAAtcagagaggaagaaaaagtcGAAGAAACATTAG
- the p2rx2 gene encoding P2X purinoceptor 2, with the protein MGFLEFFKDFFLGFWDYETPKIMIVKNRTLGVIYRSVQLLVITYFIWYVFISQKAYQETEDRPESSVYTEMRGVAILGDSVRDTTEYAKPSEGGDVISTILRREVTHNQRQGTCAEHFSIPNANCTSDADCTPGELDFDSHGQRTGHCVPYYNYTFKTCEIKTWCPIEEAAAEIEPPLEQAINFTVFIKNAIHFPKFKVLRVNIKPRKLKKLMRCHYHPETNPYCPVFRLGYIADQAREKFSELCKTGGVIGAFINWNCDFDVDPSECVPTYSFRRLDLRKTLMSSGYDYRFAKYYYKDGVEYRSLIKAFGIRLDVIVHGHAGKFSLIPTIINAVTAMTSVGICSIICDWIMLTFIDKNEVYSGKKFDDVSKNPNPPVVTEISLTSYGSNHSDLSDGVPL; encoded by the exons ATGGGATTTCTGGAGTTCTTTAAAGACTTTTTCCTGGGTTTCTGGGACTATGAGACCCCAAAGATTATGATAGTGAAGAACAGAACACTGGGGGTCATTTACAGATCTGTGCAGCTTCTTGTCATCACGTATTTCATTTG GTATGTGTTTATCAGTCAGAAGGCTTATCAGGAAACTGAGGACCGTCCAGAGAGCTCTGTCTACACCGAGATGAGAGGAGTGGCCATACTGGGGGACAGCGTACGGGACACGACCGAATACGCCAAGCCGTCCGAG gGTGGTGATGTGATTAGTACGATACTGAGACGGGAGGTGACGCACAATCAGAGACAAGGCACATGTGCTGAG CATTTCAGCATCCCGAACGCAAACTGCACCTCAGACGCAGACTGCACCCCGGGAGAGCTGGACTTTGACAGCCACG GTCAGAGAACAGGACACTGTGTGCCTTACTACAATTACACCTTTAAAACCTGCGAGATCAAAACCTGGTGTCCGATCGAGGAGGCGGCCGCAGAGAT AGAGCCGCCACTGGAACAAGCAATCAACTTCACGGTCTTCATAAAGAACGCTATTCATTTCCCAAAATTCAAAGTGCTCAG GGTAAACATCAAACCGAGGAAGCTAAAGAAGCTCATGCGGTGCCATTACCACCCCGAGACCAACCCGTACTGCCCTGTGTTTAGACTCGGCTACATAGCTGACCAGGCCCGAGAGAAGTTCAGCGAACTCTGCAAGACG GGTGGAGTGATCGGCGCGTTCATTAACTGGAACTGCGACTTCGACGTCGATCCATCGGAATGCGTTCCTACCTACTCGTTTCGGAGGCTGGACCTCAGGAAAACCCTGATGAGCTCAGGTTACGACTACAG GTTTGCTAAGTACTACTACAAGGACGGAGTGGAGTACAGATCACTTATAAAAGCGTTCGGGATTCGTTTGGATGTCATCGTACATGGGCAT gCAGGAAAATTTAGTCTGATCCCAACCATCATCAATGCGGTCACTGCCATGACTTCTGTGGGAATA TGCTCCATCATCTGTGATTGGATCATGTTAACGTTTATCGATAAGAATGAGGTCTACAGTGGGAAGAAGTTTGACGAC gtcTCTAAGAACCCCAACCCACCAGTCGTCACAGAGATCTCCCTCACCAGCTACGGCTCCAACCACTCTGACCTCTCAGACGGGGTGCCATTGTGA